The following proteins come from a genomic window of Acinonyx jubatus isolate Ajub_Pintada_27869175 chromosome C1, VMU_Ajub_asm_v1.0, whole genome shotgun sequence:
- the VWA5B1 gene encoding von Willebrand factor A domain-containing protein 5B1 isoform X3, with product MGLKTKLHFIRKMEQIIVRIQSRTETCLWRWQSLVQRTTLQEGVSVIPHSCTPGKVALDEDLERVLFVVNLGTIVPMENVTIFVSTSSELPTLPSGAMRVLLPAVCAPTVPQFCTESAGPSSQQAQGKDKHCFGTRALDSWNKLCLATLLDTDVSNPMEYEFNFQLEIRGPCLLAGVESPTHEIRADAAPSARSAKSIIITLANRHTFDRPVEILIHPSEPHMPHILMEKGDMTLGEFEQHLKGRTDFIKGMKKDSSAERQTEIIRKRLHKDILHHSVIMLNFCPDLQSVQPNLRKTHGEFIFLIDRSGSMSGTNIHRVKDAMLVALKSLMPACLFNVIGFGSTFKTLFPSSQTYSEESVAMACDNIQRMRADMGGTNILSPLKWIIRQPVHRGHPRILFLITDGAINNTGKVLELVRNHAFSTRCYSFGIGPNVCHRLVKGLATVSKGSAEFLMEGERLQPKMIKSLKKAMAPVLSDVTVEWVFPETTEVLISPVSTSCLFPGERLVGYGIVCDASLYISHPRYDKRRRYSMLHSQESSSSVFYHSQDEGPSPDSRDCVRGMGAPCSPRQPKDAQPSTGDSTANLGLDFSQRRRAYSTNQITNHKPSPRATTASDPTLPARRYPLRKAKPQDLTNQTSTEASWWQIDLQPLLNSGPDLSQGPKLRGPGARRPSLLPQGCQPSLPSSQETQTWSPMKEPDLGFNLKPVSDSRSPGDLEPSHHPSTFETETSSDWEPLAESEDRVSPSRPPTPGPVLGKAVVKGLRDSQRLQWEVSFELGPPGPERGGAHEADLWSETFHHLAARAIIRDFEQLAERENEIEQGSSRRYQVNAVHTSKACNIISKYTAFVPVDVSESRYLPTVVGYPNSGAAWRMVSSQVLTRQWRGTSAGFRRSQTLLREYSAAGDGKFQNLNVEESPSAPFRETTSPGREKHPASEGPLRSLATNTLSSLKASESLFGSRLNLHKSRLLTRAAKGFLSKPLTKAPEPTPGSQNFDYIPLVSLQLASGAFLLNQAFCEAIHVPMEKLKWTSPFTCHRVPLTRQPEPKTPSPQLCTASPSAQHPSCDGFSPEPLVGGKPGWETRAAIEHTGKLWATVVALAWLEHSSASYFVEWELVAAKANSWLEQQEVPEGRTRGTLKAAARQLFVLLRHWDENLEFNMLCYNPNYV from the exons ATGGGCTTAAAGACAAAATTACACTTCATCCGTAAAATGGAACAAATAATCGTACGCATCCAAAGCCGAACAGAGACGTGTTTGTGGAGATGGCAGTCTCTGGTACAGA GGACCACTCTGCAAGAGGGGGTTTCCGTCATCCCTCATTCCTGCACGCCAGGGAAGGTGGCTTTGGATGAGGATTTGGAGCGGGTCCTGTTCGTGGTCAACCTGGGGACCATTGTCCCCATGGAGAACGTCACCATCTTCGTCAGCACTTCCTCGGAGCTCCCCACGCTGCCCAGCGGGGCTATGCGGGTCCTGCTGCCTGCTGTCTGCGCCCCGACCGTGCCTCAGTTCTGCACCGAGAGTGCTGGCCCCTCCAGCCAACAGGCCCAAGG CAAAGACAAGCATTGCTTCGGCACCCGGGCCCTGGACTCCTGGAACAAGCTGTGCCTGGCAACTCTCCTGGACACCGATGTGTCCAACCCCATGGAATACGAGTTCAACTTCCAGCTGGAGATTCGCGGGCCGTGCCTGCTCGCAG GGGTGGAGAGTCCCACCCACGAGATCCGAGCTGATGCTGCCCCATCTGCACGCTCGGCCAAGAGCATCATTATCACCTTGGCCAACAGGCACACCTTCGACCGGCCAGTGGAGATCCTCATCCACCCCAGTG AGCCCCACATGCCGCACATCCTGATGGAGAAAGGGGACATGACCCTGGGAGAGTTTGAGCAGCACTTGAAGGGAAGAACGGATTTCATTAAAGGGATGAAGAAGGACAGCAGTGCAGAGAGACAG acAGAAATCATCCGGAAGCGTCTCCACAAGGACATCCTCCACCATTCAGTCATCATGCTCAACTTCTGCCCCGACCTCCAGTCAGTCCAGCCGAACCTGAGAAAGACCCATGGGGAGTTTATCTTCCTCATTGACCGGAGTGGCAGCATGAGTGGGACCAACATCCACCGTGTCAAG GATGCCATGCTGGTGGCTCTTAAGAGCCTCATGCCGGCCTGCCTCTTCAATGTCATTGGGTTTGGGTCCACATTTAAGACCCTCTTCCCTTCCAGCCAGACCTACAGTGAG GAGAGCGTGGCCATGGCCTGTGATAACATCCAGAGAATGCGGGCCGACATGGGTGGCACCAATATCCTCTCCCCGCTCAAGTGGATCATCCGGCAGCCAGTGCACCGAGGCCACCCACGGATTCTCTTCCTGATCACGGACGGTGCCATCAACAACACCGGGAAGGTGCTAGAACTGGTGCGAAACCATGCCTTCTCCACCAG gtGCTACAGCTTTGGAATTGGACCCAACGTGTGCCACAGACTGGTGAAAGGGTTGGCAACTGTGTCCAAGGGCAGTGCTGAGTTTCTGATGGAGGGAGAACGGCTGCAACCCAAG ATGATCAAATCCCTGAAGAAGGCTATGGCCCCAGTCCTGAGTGATGTAACTGTGGAGTGGGTCTTCCCTGAGACCACCGAGGTCCTAATCTCGCCTGTCAGCACCAGCTGCCTCTTCCCTGGAGAGCGGCTGGTGGGGTATGGCATTGTGTGTGATGCCTCCTTATACATCTCCCATCCCAGATAT gacAAAAGGAGACGATACAGCATGTTGCACTCTCAAGAGTCCAGCAGCTCTGTCTTCTACCACTCACAGGACGAGGGGCCCAGCCCAGACAGCAGGGACTGTGTCAGGGGCATGGGCGCACCCTGCAGCCCAAGGCAGCCCAAAGATGCCCAGCCATCCACCGGAGACTCCACCGCCAATCTTG GTCTGGACTTCTCCCAGCGACGGCGGGCATATAGCACCAACCAGATCACCAACCACAAGCCTTCCCCAAGGGCCACCACAGCCAGTGACCCCACATTGCCTGCCAGGAGATACCCACTGAGGAAAGCCAAGCCACAGGACCTCACCAACCAGACCAGCACAGAGGCCTCGTGGTGGCAGATTGATCTGCAG CCCTTGCTCAACAGCGGTCCGGACCTGAGCCAGGGCCCCAAACTCCGCGGCCCAGGTGCCCGCAGGCCATCTCTGCTGCCCCAAGGCTGCCAGCCCAGCCTGCCCTCCAGCCAGGAGACCCAGACCTGGAGCCCCATGAAAGAGCCGGATCTTGGGTTtaacctgaagcctgtttcagacaGCCGTAGCCCTGGGGACCTGG AACCGTCCCATCACCCTTCCACCTTCGAGACCGAGACGTCCTCGGACTGGGAACCCCTGGCCGAGTCCGAGGATCGGGTCAGTCCCAGCAGGCCCCCTACCCCAGGCCCGGTGCTGGGCAAGGCCGTGGTCAAGGGCCTGCGCGACAGCCAACGTTTGCAGTGGGAAGTGAGCTTTGAGCTGGGGCCCCCCGGCccggagaggggaggggcacacgAGGCCGACCTGTGGAGCGAGACCTTCCACCACCTGGCGGCCCGCGCCATCATCCGCGACTTCGAGCAGCTGGCGGAGCGCGAGAACGAGATCGAGCAAG GGTCCAGCCGCCGCTACCAGGTAAACGCTGTGCACACCAGCAAGGCCTGCAACATCATCAGCAAATACACGGCCTTTGTTCCTGTGGACGTGAGCGAGAGCCGGTACCTGCCCACCGTGGTGGGGTACCCCAACTCTG GTGCTGCATGGCGGATGGTCAGCTCTCAGGTCCTGACCCGACAGTGGAGGGGAACCTCTGCCGGCTTCAGACGGTCCCAGACCCTCCTCAGGGAATACTCGGCAGCAGGAGATGGCAAATTCCAGAACCTGA ATGTGGAGGAAAGCCCCAGTGCACCCTTCAGAGAGACCACATCCCCGGGCCGCGAGAAGCATCCTGCTTCGGAAG GTCCCCTGCGCAGTCTGGCCACCAATACCCTGTCTTCCTTGAAGGCCTCAGAGAGTCTCTTTGGATCCAG GCTGAATCTGCACAAGTCCAGGCTGCTGACTCGAGCAGCCAAGGGCTTCCTGAGCAAGCCGCTGACCAAGGCTCCGGAGCCAACCCCAGGGAGCCAGAACTTCGACTACATTCCGCTG GTGTCTCTGCAGCTGGCCTCCGGAGCCTTCCTGCTCAACCAAGCCTTCTGCGAGGCCATCCACGTCCCCATGGAGAAGCTCAAGTGGACCTCACCCTTCACCTGCCACCGAGTGCCCCTCACCCGCCAGCCTGAGCCCAAGACCCCAAGTCCCCAGCTGTGCACCGCCAGCCCCTCGGCCCAGCACCCGTCCTGTGATGGCTTCTCCCCAGAGCCTCTGGTGGGGGGCAAGCCAGGCTGGGAGACCAGGGCTGCGATCGAACACACAGGGAAGCTTTGGGCTACGGTGGTGGCGCTGGCGTGGCTGGAGCACAGCTCGGCCTCCTACTTTGTAGAGTGGGAGCTGGTGGCCGCGAAAGCCAACTCGTGGCTGGAACAGCAGGAGGTGCCCGAGGGCCGCACGCGGGGCACGCTCAAGGCGGCCGCCCGCCAGCTGTTCGTGCTCCTGCGGCATTGGGACGAGAATCTGGAGTTCAATATGCTTTGCTATAACCCGAATTATGtgtag
- the VWA5B1 gene encoding von Willebrand factor A domain-containing protein 5B1 isoform X2 → MPGLLNQLTGAALPLTASDVTSFVSGYALGLTASLTYGNLEAQPFQGLFVYPLDEYTTVIGFEAVIADRVVTVQIKDKAKMESSHFDGTRIRATNVTGTTLQEGVSVIPHSCTPGKVALDEDLERVLFVVNLGTIVPMENVTIFVSTSSELPTLPSGAMRVLLPAVCAPTVPQFCTESAGPSSQQAQGKDKHCFGTRALDSWNKLCLATLLDTDVSNPMEYEFNFQLEIRGPCLLAGVESPTHEIRADAAPSARSAKSIIITLANRHTFDRPVEILIHPSEPHMPHILMEKGDMTLGEFEQHLKGRTDFIKGMKKDSSAERQTEIIRKRLHKDILHHSVIMLNFCPDLQSVQPNLRKTHGEFIFLIDRSGSMSGTNIHRVKDAMLVALKSLMPACLFNVIGFGSTFKTLFPSSQTYSEESVAMACDNIQRMRADMGGTNILSPLKWIIRQPVHRGHPRILFLITDGAINNTGKVLELVRNHAFSTRCYSFGIGPNVCHRLVKGLATVSKGSAEFLMEGERLQPKMIKSLKKAMAPVLSDVTVEWVFPETTEVLISPVSTSCLFPGERLVGYGIVCDASLYISHPRYDKRRRYSMLHSQESSSSVFYHSQDEGPSPDSRDCVRGMGAPCSPRQPKDAQPSTGDSTANLGLDFSQRRRAYSTNQITNHKPSPRATTASDPTLPARRYPLRKAKPQDLTNQTSTEASWWQIDLQPLLNSGPDLSQGPKLRGPGARRPSLLPQGCQPSLPSSQETQTWSPMKEPDLGFNLKPVSDSRSPGDLEPSHHPSTFETETSSDWEPLAESEDRVSPSRPPTPGPVLGKAVVKGLRDSQRLQWEVSFELGPPGPERGGAHEADLWSETFHHLAARAIIRDFEQLAERENEIEQGSSRRYQVNAVHTSKACNIISKYTAFVPVDVSESRYLPTVVGYPNSGAAWRMVSSQVLTRQWRGTSAGFRRSQTLLREYSAAGDDVEESPSAPFRETTSPGREKHPASEGPLRSLATNTLSSLKASESLFGSRLNLHKSRLLTRAAKGFLSKPLTKAPEPTPGSQNFDYIPLVSLQLASGAFLLNQAFCEAIHVPMEKLKWTSPFTCHRVPLTRQPEPKTPSPQLCTASPSAQHPSCDGFSPEPLVGGKPGWETRAAIEHTGKLWATVVALAWLEHSSASYFVEWELVAAKANSWLEQQEVPEGRTRGTLKAAARQLFVLLRHWDENLEFNMLCYNPNYV, encoded by the exons ATGCCTGGGCTGCTGAACCAGCTCACAGGGGCAGCCCTGCCCCTCACCGCCTCCGATGTCACCTCCTTCGTCAGTGGCTACGCCCTGGGGCTGACGGCCTCTCTCACCTATGGCAACCTGGAAGCCCAGCCCTTTCAAG GCCTCTTTGTGTACCCACTGGATGAATACACCACAGTGATCGGCTTTGAGGCAGTCATTGCCGACCGTGTCGTGACAGTACAGATCAAGGACAAAGCCAAGATGGAGAGCAGCCACTTTGATGGCACCCGCATCCGAGCCACAAATGTCACAG GGACCACTCTGCAAGAGGGGGTTTCCGTCATCCCTCATTCCTGCACGCCAGGGAAGGTGGCTTTGGATGAGGATTTGGAGCGGGTCCTGTTCGTGGTCAACCTGGGGACCATTGTCCCCATGGAGAACGTCACCATCTTCGTCAGCACTTCCTCGGAGCTCCCCACGCTGCCCAGCGGGGCTATGCGGGTCCTGCTGCCTGCTGTCTGCGCCCCGACCGTGCCTCAGTTCTGCACCGAGAGTGCTGGCCCCTCCAGCCAACAGGCCCAAGG CAAAGACAAGCATTGCTTCGGCACCCGGGCCCTGGACTCCTGGAACAAGCTGTGCCTGGCAACTCTCCTGGACACCGATGTGTCCAACCCCATGGAATACGAGTTCAACTTCCAGCTGGAGATTCGCGGGCCGTGCCTGCTCGCAG GGGTGGAGAGTCCCACCCACGAGATCCGAGCTGATGCTGCCCCATCTGCACGCTCGGCCAAGAGCATCATTATCACCTTGGCCAACAGGCACACCTTCGACCGGCCAGTGGAGATCCTCATCCACCCCAGTG AGCCCCACATGCCGCACATCCTGATGGAGAAAGGGGACATGACCCTGGGAGAGTTTGAGCAGCACTTGAAGGGAAGAACGGATTTCATTAAAGGGATGAAGAAGGACAGCAGTGCAGAGAGACAG acAGAAATCATCCGGAAGCGTCTCCACAAGGACATCCTCCACCATTCAGTCATCATGCTCAACTTCTGCCCCGACCTCCAGTCAGTCCAGCCGAACCTGAGAAAGACCCATGGGGAGTTTATCTTCCTCATTGACCGGAGTGGCAGCATGAGTGGGACCAACATCCACCGTGTCAAG GATGCCATGCTGGTGGCTCTTAAGAGCCTCATGCCGGCCTGCCTCTTCAATGTCATTGGGTTTGGGTCCACATTTAAGACCCTCTTCCCTTCCAGCCAGACCTACAGTGAG GAGAGCGTGGCCATGGCCTGTGATAACATCCAGAGAATGCGGGCCGACATGGGTGGCACCAATATCCTCTCCCCGCTCAAGTGGATCATCCGGCAGCCAGTGCACCGAGGCCACCCACGGATTCTCTTCCTGATCACGGACGGTGCCATCAACAACACCGGGAAGGTGCTAGAACTGGTGCGAAACCATGCCTTCTCCACCAG gtGCTACAGCTTTGGAATTGGACCCAACGTGTGCCACAGACTGGTGAAAGGGTTGGCAACTGTGTCCAAGGGCAGTGCTGAGTTTCTGATGGAGGGAGAACGGCTGCAACCCAAG ATGATCAAATCCCTGAAGAAGGCTATGGCCCCAGTCCTGAGTGATGTAACTGTGGAGTGGGTCTTCCCTGAGACCACCGAGGTCCTAATCTCGCCTGTCAGCACCAGCTGCCTCTTCCCTGGAGAGCGGCTGGTGGGGTATGGCATTGTGTGTGATGCCTCCTTATACATCTCCCATCCCAGATAT gacAAAAGGAGACGATACAGCATGTTGCACTCTCAAGAGTCCAGCAGCTCTGTCTTCTACCACTCACAGGACGAGGGGCCCAGCCCAGACAGCAGGGACTGTGTCAGGGGCATGGGCGCACCCTGCAGCCCAAGGCAGCCCAAAGATGCCCAGCCATCCACCGGAGACTCCACCGCCAATCTTG GTCTGGACTTCTCCCAGCGACGGCGGGCATATAGCACCAACCAGATCACCAACCACAAGCCTTCCCCAAGGGCCACCACAGCCAGTGACCCCACATTGCCTGCCAGGAGATACCCACTGAGGAAAGCCAAGCCACAGGACCTCACCAACCAGACCAGCACAGAGGCCTCGTGGTGGCAGATTGATCTGCAG CCCTTGCTCAACAGCGGTCCGGACCTGAGCCAGGGCCCCAAACTCCGCGGCCCAGGTGCCCGCAGGCCATCTCTGCTGCCCCAAGGCTGCCAGCCCAGCCTGCCCTCCAGCCAGGAGACCCAGACCTGGAGCCCCATGAAAGAGCCGGATCTTGGGTTtaacctgaagcctgtttcagacaGCCGTAGCCCTGGGGACCTGG AACCGTCCCATCACCCTTCCACCTTCGAGACCGAGACGTCCTCGGACTGGGAACCCCTGGCCGAGTCCGAGGATCGGGTCAGTCCCAGCAGGCCCCCTACCCCAGGCCCGGTGCTGGGCAAGGCCGTGGTCAAGGGCCTGCGCGACAGCCAACGTTTGCAGTGGGAAGTGAGCTTTGAGCTGGGGCCCCCCGGCccggagaggggaggggcacacgAGGCCGACCTGTGGAGCGAGACCTTCCACCACCTGGCGGCCCGCGCCATCATCCGCGACTTCGAGCAGCTGGCGGAGCGCGAGAACGAGATCGAGCAAG GGTCCAGCCGCCGCTACCAGGTAAACGCTGTGCACACCAGCAAGGCCTGCAACATCATCAGCAAATACACGGCCTTTGTTCCTGTGGACGTGAGCGAGAGCCGGTACCTGCCCACCGTGGTGGGGTACCCCAACTCTG GTGCTGCATGGCGGATGGTCAGCTCTCAGGTCCTGACCCGACAGTGGAGGGGAACCTCTGCCGGCTTCAGACGGTCCCAGACCCTCCTCAGGGAATACTCGGCAGCAGGAGATG ATGTGGAGGAAAGCCCCAGTGCACCCTTCAGAGAGACCACATCCCCGGGCCGCGAGAAGCATCCTGCTTCGGAAG GTCCCCTGCGCAGTCTGGCCACCAATACCCTGTCTTCCTTGAAGGCCTCAGAGAGTCTCTTTGGATCCAG GCTGAATCTGCACAAGTCCAGGCTGCTGACTCGAGCAGCCAAGGGCTTCCTGAGCAAGCCGCTGACCAAGGCTCCGGAGCCAACCCCAGGGAGCCAGAACTTCGACTACATTCCGCTG GTGTCTCTGCAGCTGGCCTCCGGAGCCTTCCTGCTCAACCAAGCCTTCTGCGAGGCCATCCACGTCCCCATGGAGAAGCTCAAGTGGACCTCACCCTTCACCTGCCACCGAGTGCCCCTCACCCGCCAGCCTGAGCCCAAGACCCCAAGTCCCCAGCTGTGCACCGCCAGCCCCTCGGCCCAGCACCCGTCCTGTGATGGCTTCTCCCCAGAGCCTCTGGTGGGGGGCAAGCCAGGCTGGGAGACCAGGGCTGCGATCGAACACACAGGGAAGCTTTGGGCTACGGTGGTGGCGCTGGCGTGGCTGGAGCACAGCTCGGCCTCCTACTTTGTAGAGTGGGAGCTGGTGGCCGCGAAAGCCAACTCGTGGCTGGAACAGCAGGAGGTGCCCGAGGGCCGCACGCGGGGCACGCTCAAGGCGGCCGCCCGCCAGCTGTTCGTGCTCCTGCGGCATTGGGACGAGAATCTGGAGTTCAATATGCTTTGCTATAACCCGAATTATGtgtag
- the VWA5B1 gene encoding von Willebrand factor A domain-containing protein 5B1 isoform X1 — MPGLLNQLTGAALPLTASDVTSFVSGYALGLTASLTYGNLEAQPFQGLFVYPLDEYTTVIGFEAVIADRVVTVQIKDKAKMESSHFDGTRIRATNVTGTTLQEGVSVIPHSCTPGKVALDEDLERVLFVVNLGTIVPMENVTIFVSTSSELPTLPSGAMRVLLPAVCAPTVPQFCTESAGPSSQQAQGKDKHCFGTRALDSWNKLCLATLLDTDVSNPMEYEFNFQLEIRGPCLLAGVESPTHEIRADAAPSARSAKSIIITLANRHTFDRPVEILIHPSEPHMPHILMEKGDMTLGEFEQHLKGRTDFIKGMKKDSSAERQTEIIRKRLHKDILHHSVIMLNFCPDLQSVQPNLRKTHGEFIFLIDRSGSMSGTNIHRVKDAMLVALKSLMPACLFNVIGFGSTFKTLFPSSQTYSEESVAMACDNIQRMRADMGGTNILSPLKWIIRQPVHRGHPRILFLITDGAINNTGKVLELVRNHAFSTRCYSFGIGPNVCHRLVKGLATVSKGSAEFLMEGERLQPKMIKSLKKAMAPVLSDVTVEWVFPETTEVLISPVSTSCLFPGERLVGYGIVCDASLYISHPRYDKRRRYSMLHSQESSSSVFYHSQDEGPSPDSRDCVRGMGAPCSPRQPKDAQPSTGDSTANLGLDFSQRRRAYSTNQITNHKPSPRATTASDPTLPARRYPLRKAKPQDLTNQTSTEASWWQIDLQPLLNSGPDLSQGPKLRGPGARRPSLLPQGCQPSLPSSQETQTWSPMKEPDLGFNLKPVSDSRSPGDLEPSHHPSTFETETSSDWEPLAESEDRVSPSRPPTPGPVLGKAVVKGLRDSQRLQWEVSFELGPPGPERGGAHEADLWSETFHHLAARAIIRDFEQLAERENEIEQGSSRRYQVNAVHTSKACNIISKYTAFVPVDVSESRYLPTVVGYPNSGAAWRMVSSQVLTRQWRGTSAGFRRSQTLLREYSAAGDGKFQNLNVEESPSAPFRETTSPGREKHPASEGPLRSLATNTLSSLKASESLFGSRLNLHKSRLLTRAAKGFLSKPLTKAPEPTPGSQNFDYIPLVSLQLASGAFLLNQAFCEAIHVPMEKLKWTSPFTCHRVPLTRQPEPKTPSPQLCTASPSAQHPSCDGFSPEPLVGGKPGWETRAAIEHTGKLWATVVALAWLEHSSASYFVEWELVAAKANSWLEQQEVPEGRTRGTLKAAARQLFVLLRHWDENLEFNMLCYNPNYV, encoded by the exons ATGCCTGGGCTGCTGAACCAGCTCACAGGGGCAGCCCTGCCCCTCACCGCCTCCGATGTCACCTCCTTCGTCAGTGGCTACGCCCTGGGGCTGACGGCCTCTCTCACCTATGGCAACCTGGAAGCCCAGCCCTTTCAAG GCCTCTTTGTGTACCCACTGGATGAATACACCACAGTGATCGGCTTTGAGGCAGTCATTGCCGACCGTGTCGTGACAGTACAGATCAAGGACAAAGCCAAGATGGAGAGCAGCCACTTTGATGGCACCCGCATCCGAGCCACAAATGTCACAG GGACCACTCTGCAAGAGGGGGTTTCCGTCATCCCTCATTCCTGCACGCCAGGGAAGGTGGCTTTGGATGAGGATTTGGAGCGGGTCCTGTTCGTGGTCAACCTGGGGACCATTGTCCCCATGGAGAACGTCACCATCTTCGTCAGCACTTCCTCGGAGCTCCCCACGCTGCCCAGCGGGGCTATGCGGGTCCTGCTGCCTGCTGTCTGCGCCCCGACCGTGCCTCAGTTCTGCACCGAGAGTGCTGGCCCCTCCAGCCAACAGGCCCAAGG CAAAGACAAGCATTGCTTCGGCACCCGGGCCCTGGACTCCTGGAACAAGCTGTGCCTGGCAACTCTCCTGGACACCGATGTGTCCAACCCCATGGAATACGAGTTCAACTTCCAGCTGGAGATTCGCGGGCCGTGCCTGCTCGCAG GGGTGGAGAGTCCCACCCACGAGATCCGAGCTGATGCTGCCCCATCTGCACGCTCGGCCAAGAGCATCATTATCACCTTGGCCAACAGGCACACCTTCGACCGGCCAGTGGAGATCCTCATCCACCCCAGTG AGCCCCACATGCCGCACATCCTGATGGAGAAAGGGGACATGACCCTGGGAGAGTTTGAGCAGCACTTGAAGGGAAGAACGGATTTCATTAAAGGGATGAAGAAGGACAGCAGTGCAGAGAGACAG acAGAAATCATCCGGAAGCGTCTCCACAAGGACATCCTCCACCATTCAGTCATCATGCTCAACTTCTGCCCCGACCTCCAGTCAGTCCAGCCGAACCTGAGAAAGACCCATGGGGAGTTTATCTTCCTCATTGACCGGAGTGGCAGCATGAGTGGGACCAACATCCACCGTGTCAAG GATGCCATGCTGGTGGCTCTTAAGAGCCTCATGCCGGCCTGCCTCTTCAATGTCATTGGGTTTGGGTCCACATTTAAGACCCTCTTCCCTTCCAGCCAGACCTACAGTGAG GAGAGCGTGGCCATGGCCTGTGATAACATCCAGAGAATGCGGGCCGACATGGGTGGCACCAATATCCTCTCCCCGCTCAAGTGGATCATCCGGCAGCCAGTGCACCGAGGCCACCCACGGATTCTCTTCCTGATCACGGACGGTGCCATCAACAACACCGGGAAGGTGCTAGAACTGGTGCGAAACCATGCCTTCTCCACCAG gtGCTACAGCTTTGGAATTGGACCCAACGTGTGCCACAGACTGGTGAAAGGGTTGGCAACTGTGTCCAAGGGCAGTGCTGAGTTTCTGATGGAGGGAGAACGGCTGCAACCCAAG ATGATCAAATCCCTGAAGAAGGCTATGGCCCCAGTCCTGAGTGATGTAACTGTGGAGTGGGTCTTCCCTGAGACCACCGAGGTCCTAATCTCGCCTGTCAGCACCAGCTGCCTCTTCCCTGGAGAGCGGCTGGTGGGGTATGGCATTGTGTGTGATGCCTCCTTATACATCTCCCATCCCAGATAT gacAAAAGGAGACGATACAGCATGTTGCACTCTCAAGAGTCCAGCAGCTCTGTCTTCTACCACTCACAGGACGAGGGGCCCAGCCCAGACAGCAGGGACTGTGTCAGGGGCATGGGCGCACCCTGCAGCCCAAGGCAGCCCAAAGATGCCCAGCCATCCACCGGAGACTCCACCGCCAATCTTG GTCTGGACTTCTCCCAGCGACGGCGGGCATATAGCACCAACCAGATCACCAACCACAAGCCTTCCCCAAGGGCCACCACAGCCAGTGACCCCACATTGCCTGCCAGGAGATACCCACTGAGGAAAGCCAAGCCACAGGACCTCACCAACCAGACCAGCACAGAGGCCTCGTGGTGGCAGATTGATCTGCAG CCCTTGCTCAACAGCGGTCCGGACCTGAGCCAGGGCCCCAAACTCCGCGGCCCAGGTGCCCGCAGGCCATCTCTGCTGCCCCAAGGCTGCCAGCCCAGCCTGCCCTCCAGCCAGGAGACCCAGACCTGGAGCCCCATGAAAGAGCCGGATCTTGGGTTtaacctgaagcctgtttcagacaGCCGTAGCCCTGGGGACCTGG AACCGTCCCATCACCCTTCCACCTTCGAGACCGAGACGTCCTCGGACTGGGAACCCCTGGCCGAGTCCGAGGATCGGGTCAGTCCCAGCAGGCCCCCTACCCCAGGCCCGGTGCTGGGCAAGGCCGTGGTCAAGGGCCTGCGCGACAGCCAACGTTTGCAGTGGGAAGTGAGCTTTGAGCTGGGGCCCCCCGGCccggagaggggaggggcacacgAGGCCGACCTGTGGAGCGAGACCTTCCACCACCTGGCGGCCCGCGCCATCATCCGCGACTTCGAGCAGCTGGCGGAGCGCGAGAACGAGATCGAGCAAG GGTCCAGCCGCCGCTACCAGGTAAACGCTGTGCACACCAGCAAGGCCTGCAACATCATCAGCAAATACACGGCCTTTGTTCCTGTGGACGTGAGCGAGAGCCGGTACCTGCCCACCGTGGTGGGGTACCCCAACTCTG GTGCTGCATGGCGGATGGTCAGCTCTCAGGTCCTGACCCGACAGTGGAGGGGAACCTCTGCCGGCTTCAGACGGTCCCAGACCCTCCTCAGGGAATACTCGGCAGCAGGAGATGGCAAATTCCAGAACCTGA ATGTGGAGGAAAGCCCCAGTGCACCCTTCAGAGAGACCACATCCCCGGGCCGCGAGAAGCATCCTGCTTCGGAAG GTCCCCTGCGCAGTCTGGCCACCAATACCCTGTCTTCCTTGAAGGCCTCAGAGAGTCTCTTTGGATCCAG GCTGAATCTGCACAAGTCCAGGCTGCTGACTCGAGCAGCCAAGGGCTTCCTGAGCAAGCCGCTGACCAAGGCTCCGGAGCCAACCCCAGGGAGCCAGAACTTCGACTACATTCCGCTG GTGTCTCTGCAGCTGGCCTCCGGAGCCTTCCTGCTCAACCAAGCCTTCTGCGAGGCCATCCACGTCCCCATGGAGAAGCTCAAGTGGACCTCACCCTTCACCTGCCACCGAGTGCCCCTCACCCGCCAGCCTGAGCCCAAGACCCCAAGTCCCCAGCTGTGCACCGCCAGCCCCTCGGCCCAGCACCCGTCCTGTGATGGCTTCTCCCCAGAGCCTCTGGTGGGGGGCAAGCCAGGCTGGGAGACCAGGGCTGCGATCGAACACACAGGGAAGCTTTGGGCTACGGTGGTGGCGCTGGCGTGGCTGGAGCACAGCTCGGCCTCCTACTTTGTAGAGTGGGAGCTGGTGGCCGCGAAAGCCAACTCGTGGCTGGAACAGCAGGAGGTGCCCGAGGGCCGCACGCGGGGCACGCTCAAGGCGGCCGCCCGCCAGCTGTTCGTGCTCCTGCGGCATTGGGACGAGAATCTGGAGTTCAATATGCTTTGCTATAACCCGAATTATGtgtag